One Citrus sinensis cultivar Valencia sweet orange chromosome 5, DVS_A1.0, whole genome shotgun sequence genomic window, TGTGAAACTGCAATGTTTGGTAGGGGCGATGGGATATACTTTATTCGGATTAAACAccagaaatttacaaaattgcaCCTCATGGTATCATCCTCTTATACTCTTCTGTACTCCCAACAAAGTATGGGTAGCCGTCACAAATAATAAGGAAATTAGTTTCTTTTGTGAAGTAAATATTTAGCCTCTGTTTATTTCGTCACAACAGAACACCCCCAAACCAATTGTAAGAGAAGTTGCATCTTTATACAACTATAAACAATTTTGACTGTATTCACTACTATTCACAATACCCAGATccataaaatcttattataaaGGCCTCAATAGTGGGTAATCTTCCAGTAGTTCCCTCTCTGACAGTGTGTCATTTTCGTTCTGTGGTGTCCACAACACCTCTACTGCCTGTATAGTATTCAAAGCAACattaaatgatgaaatttaaCGAAATTTACAACGTCACGATTTTAAGGAATGTTTCTATTTTTACCATGATTTTGCTTGAGGGGATTGATGCGAGCTTTTGCAAGGCTTCATTCAAGTCTCCACTGCCATTGATGCTCGGTAGCTTATGCACCCCTTCAGCAGCCACCAAGATTGTTATCTGCAAATCCAAGATTTATGTTTGATGtagaaaaaagaacaaaatgaaaaactcAAGAGAGCCAAAGGGTAAAGTCAAATTTCTAGTTCTTTACCATCAGTCAACGCActtaagaaagataataagttaaaatttttggaatttgtaGACAACATAGTACTAATGCATTGAATTTTTCTAATCAAGCACACGAAAGTTTGACAATTCAAGGATAAAAGCATGAACCCAAGTCTCccacaaattttcaaaatagcTAATTAAAGAAAAGTCTTCTGACACAGAGAACAGAGAACTTACCATTCAATTGTTTTCCTATCTTATTCGTTTTTAATGAGTGATTTATAGGAATAACAGGTCCATGtcaataaatttcaaagtttttaatGAGCGATTTTCACTATAGCTGAGTCACAGCAATAGTTTTAATTCTTTGTTAAACTAAAACACtcatttaaatgattttcGCGAAGGCAACTTGGTATCACTTTTTCCACCTAGTACAACCTTTCAATAATTAAGAAATCCTAAACAACAGCTCCCTACCCAACAAACAGAATATATTGATCACTCCAATCTTAAAACAATGCAAAAGCTCAATGATCCAGAATGTTTTTCCACATGAAAGTTCCCGAGGGTACATTTAACATGCCTCTACAATATGTGCAACTCCAGAGAAGGAACCTTACCACTATGTACTCATTGCTAAATCCATTAGCTCTCTGGCTGCTTGTGCTTTTCCTTCTAATGCTGTTAACATTAACAAGTGTCTCTTCATCAAATTTCCCTCGTTCTTCAATAGAAAACATATTGAAGCGTTTTTCCCCCTCCTCTACACTTCGCTTCACATCCACCTTAAAAGAAAAGTGCACGGGAATGAGCATAATAATCccaatatcaaattaaaaaaattcataatacaacaatcagaaagaaaaaaataacaagccTTGACAGAGAAAGTGTTATAGACACGAAATAGCAATGAAGGTACAGTACTCTAGACAATGCTCAATCCAATACATTCTCTGATATGAACAGTAGAAAGAACAAATATTCTCAAATATGTACATTAGAAAGACCAAGATCTCGAATGAATGCTGTTGATTGAAGTTGACAGAATTAAAGAGTAAGCGGCCTATGTTCTGTTTATTCTTTCTTACACCAAAGTTTCAAGCGAGACATACAAAACTATGTGCCTTACATGACCTGTGGACTAAATTGGATAAGACTGGACTTATGTTTTGAGTAGTACATGATTCAGTTGGATAGGATTTTacatttaatcatttaatttttttgagaaattaaataaaataattttaacgtTTTAGAAAATTGTTTAACTATTTACTTAATTCAActgaaaactaattaaaatatttgaacgataattcaatttaattattaaacattttaataatttataataataagatttaaatataaatatgataagATTATAATAGATTatgtattgtaatttttattaataattattcaaatcaatgtgaatgaaaattattatttataattttgaagattttcaattcaaataactcatgaatattttatttataggctaataaataatatagtatTTCAGctacaaaaaataatctttccTTTATTACTgcaataactaataattatcatttataataaaaatatttatcccCATTCATTGGATAAGTTATCCTATGAGTAGCCCATGAAAagagtattaaaaaaaatggtgggtGGGCCCAccgaatttattctcgtctcCTTGGTGTTTCCAAAAATAGTTTTGCACAAATGATATAATccccattttttaatttatcctacGACCAAACATGCcctaaatatcataaattattttaggaATATACTTGCAGCCATGTTGATACGATTTTGTAATGCACAATTGGAACATTTTTGGTCACTGTATAAAACATGGGATTGGATCCATCTTTTGGGATATTGAGAATTGGATGATATATGGAGTGAAAATTAACTATGTTTACCTCCATTTGGGGATAAGCTATGGAGATGAATGCttcaattacaaattaaaatatagatGTGGAGTGAAAAATAAACTGTGTTTACCtccatttttgggatatgTTATGGAGATGAATGtttcaattataaattaaaatatttaataagtaAAAGAACAAATAGATGTACTGCATGAACTCAAGCACTACTAAATATAATCTCTACTCCAACCCAATTCTATCTGGTTCAACCAAGCATAGCAAACATGCACTTAGAAAGAATATGCATTCTCATATACTGTGCCAATCACATGCATACATGTACAAGAAAACACAAGACAGATGTATGCATGTAAATGCTACTTCCAAATTAGAGGAATACACGCATGACTATCTGTGTAATAGCAAAAACCCTAATTgctatttatctatttatttttcttggtaagaaagtaaacaaagaaaaagaaataagctACAAAACTGAGCTAACTGTtaactttaattcaatcatttaGACAAACAGCCCACACATTCACTCAAAGATGGCAGTTACACTTACAGAGGAATAACCAGAGATGCAATAGTCAGGATGCCGAAGCAAAGATAGTGTTGTCTCTGCAATCAAAAGAAGACTATAAGAAACAACATTTAGATAGAGAACAAGCGTAACAATGAGAAAGGTATTCAACATATATTAAGCTTACCTGTCAGTACATAACTCAGACCCTCCGTGGTTGATGTATCTGCAACTTCAGCAATTCGATTAAGATCCTTCTGAAGAGAACGCCCCATGCCCAGCAGCCCAACCTGAAAACAGAAAAGGACAATGATTTCCGGATATTCAACTAAATTCTAGAGCCCtccaattcaatttaaaagaGCTGTCAATCCACCAAAATCATACAGCAGCCAAAAAGTATCTTGTTAGAAAGCTTCAGTTCCAAATAATATGAGTGTTTCTGATTACATGAAAACTTAAATTGATTACATGAAATCTCAAATTGAAGTATTGCACCCATGAGACAAATACCATTTTCCCAAGCAGTCAAACCTCTTACTTCACTCAACCCTTGAATCTCTAATATTCTTGCTAAAATACTTACGGAAACAAGCCAATGTCCACCTTTATTAGATGCTAGTCACGTACTATATTATTGGCATTCCGAAAAAACCTTCTCAGAAAATCACCATGGTCATTCCCCACACACTCTCTGCGTAACCACAAACTTCATACTAAAATGAAATGGAAGCTCACGCAAGGCACAATAATCAATTACTTAACCACCAAAAGAACCTATTATATCATCGATCCACAAACAGAAACCTCATATTGAACTATCATACAAAATCGTAAAAAACAACTGTAATGCATATTATCAAACTTACAACATCTAATCAACTTATATAATCAAAGACGCAAATCCAATACCTGAAGCTTAATAACACTAGTTTTTTCAGTAGCAGTCAACACACTCCCATCCGACCGGTCCGATAAAATCCCcgaaaccaaaacaaaagctGCAAAACCCATCAGTATCAAGAACAAACTCGACCCGGCACCCACCCCAACCCCAACTGCGGGACCCACGTAAATCCCCCCACCGGCCCCACCAAACGGGGACGGAGCATAATACGGCGCCGAAGCAGAGAACCCAACCCTCGGCTCCACCATGTAAGTCCTCGACGACGAGGAGGAAGAATGCGACGAAAATGACCTTCCCCCCATTCTCCCACCCGAAGCTGCAAAAGCTAAATTGGGATCCCAAGTTAACAGAAACCCTAACACAACCGCAATAACTGCTGGTTTCTTTAGCGCCTGAATTGATTTAGAGAGGGCGTTGGTTAAAATCTCAACTGGGTCGAAAAATCGATCTGGATTAGCGCTCGAAGTGGATGAAGATTCGATGGTTTGGGGCCTGCAGAAGCATTTGACTCCATTGAAATTGCGGGCGGTGGTGGTGCGTTGAAGGGTTCgaaaattgttcaaatttgCGCTGAATTTGGCGGGTCTGTGAGGGAACAGGCGGGGATTGGGGCGCAATTGTGTCCATTTAAATGCATTCAATTCTAACAACGAAGTGGCTGCCGCCATGGATTGCAGAGAgtgaaatttgatttgatctcCGGGAATTCTTATTGCGACTCTGTTgcgagattttttttttctctccccttttttttttttaaatttaagttagAGATGAGGGCAATCTGAGTGACTGTGAAATGGAGGGAGTTTTGGCCACAAATCGAAATGTTATTTAAATGAGcctacttattttttttatttttttttttaataataaaacttacaggtttgctttttttttttttaatacaaaaagaTATTGGGCTTTTGTTAAAAGGGCCATATCAGGTCTAATCACGCCGTTTCCCTCTCTTGGGCCTTTATTCCAAAAGTTTTGTTAGTTGGACCATTAGCACCGTCCATGATCCTTTTAAaatctcttttctttatttaccccatttcaaatatttgaaaatactATGAATTTCtcttaacatttattttaataacaagATTAACCTTAAACAAGACTATACTCATAAAACTCagtcattaattattttcttattattcaAACCCGATAACGTTGGAGTTCTTGTCTTCGCTGCTCACAGAATTTGGGTTAAAAGGTAACTTTGTTTtactcttctttattttcagctctcaaaaaaaattccaacaaaataaagtttccaaaaagacattttatgaaactttttttttggtctgtAACGTACAGCTCACACAGTACTCTTgctctttatttgttttgtgttaCTAAGGTAGCGTGTGGATTGTTAATCAAAATCTcaattatgtgtttattttatcttaagggttgtttgtttttttttatttaatgacttaattgacttaattttaaccagttaagtcattaagcctattttttttttttcaacttaatgaagatttttaacaattaagtcattaagttaatttttttagctttttacttaatctaaaaagtttgaatgctatcattaaaagatattttctaaaatatccatatttaattaattaattttcatccttaggtaataaactttaataattagcattattaccCATTTGtatataacttgtgataatatatagtggtaaactattattatttttatctttttattttgttcaaattagcattatttatcttcgtaattttttataaatatttttcatataaaaacatcacaaattgtaataaaattgattaacatatgtgatataaaatattaaagagttgTACTCAATTGTATaatagaatttgataaaagaattagaCCGGAGAAATGGCAACAACTTGTAAACTTCATAGAGGAAAACGAAAAAAGAATCTGTAATAGTTATGAAGAAAACTCTAAGCTCGAAAAGCCTGAGTTCATAACCATGATTCTATATGATGCTGTGTTTATCATTGAACTCTTCTTGAGATGGCCTACAGAGAGAagtgatgatgattttctaCTAGATAGAGCATGCCTAGCAAACACTGTCTGGTTGGACTTGCAATTACTCGAAAACCAGCTTCCGTTCTTCGTCCTTGATGGATTATATAAGTCAACCTTCCCCAATCTTGACCCCGAAAGCGGCAATCCTTCCTTCATTTCACTTTCTTGTGTGTTCTTTGGACATTGTAAGCGCAGTGAAAAAATAGATGTCAAAGCGGAAGATATATTACACTTCACTCATTTGAGCAGATATTTTAAGACAGAGAAGTACCGACAAAAGTCCCCAGAACAAGGAGAACCATTGAGAGATTTACCTTGTGCAGCCAAACTGCAAGGGTCAGGAGTGCAGTTTAAGTGTATTGAAGGAGAATGCTTGCTTgacataaactttgaaaagagaaaatggtTAGGGATCCCGTGCTTGAAAGTAGCTGAGCTGCAAATTCCAGGCATTCAAGTAGATGACCACATGGAAAGCTTGATGCGAAACTTGATGGCCTTGGAGCAGTGTCACTATCCACAGGAAACAATTGTATGCAATTACGTTGATTTTATGGATACGCTTATCGACACAGACGAAGATGTAAATAAGCTTGCTGAAGTAGGAATTATATCCAATTATCTGGGTGAAAGTGCTAGAGTAGCAAAGATGTTTAATGACCTTTGCCTAGAAATTACTTTCAGTAACTCCAATTACGCTGGAACTATCGAGAAGCTGAAAAATCACTACGTCGACTCTTGGAACCACGCAAAGGCAACACTTAAAAGGACTTACTTCAGCAATCTTTGGAAAGGAACTGGGACTGTTGCTGCGCTTCTGCTCCTTGTTTTCAATCTTATACAAGCCATATGGTCGATCATATCTGCATTTGCGTGATTTccaatttgtataattagAAGGTGTGCTTTTTAATACTAGGATGTACTTTTGCTTTCACGCTTGAACTACTTGGTCTTGTAATACTATAAATAAGGTTATGTATTTTCCGGGAAATACGTTCAACCATTTCCATTTGCAGGGTCTTTTTTGGCATTTGAATATGAACTCAAAACGAAATCACTTTGATTTTCGGAAATAAgcattgttattgtttttatttttgtatcgcatctttttggaaaataaaaagtcgTGTGAAgtgaaattattgaaaattggTGCTTTTAAGAAAACGATCgatatccataaaaaaattctaggaTCTTTTACATTCCTTATGTCAAAGCCGGTGCCCTTAACAAGCCAAATTCAAATTGGCTTTGACATCCACCAATCTAGAAGGATTTGGTGACGCCCaaagaaaataaggaaaaagaagaatgaagaagataatggcagtgagaaaaaataataatattattttaatagccaATTTTGGTTATAAAAAGGGAGAGCTCCCCAtttcatttttacatttaatttgtgAGAGAATAACAAGGAGAGAGCTTGAGAGATTTTAAGagcttaaaattataaaactctTGAAAGTCTAGTGAGTGAGAGATTAGGTGTATTGGGGTTCTGGGTATTGagctaaaatattacaatacttgtaatcctcATATCActagtgaaatattttctttctgtcTTCACCCGtagacgtaggctaaaagccgaaccacgtaatttcctGGTGTCCactttgtgcttgttctttattttcttccaattttattttagctgcgGCCTTGCTTCCTCCACCAAATTCCTAAcaatggtatcagagctattggttgtatttttttttggagtcgggtactgttcacgtatacgatactattcacgGATGCGGTATTATTCACGTACACGATACTATTCATAAATACGGTACTGTTTATGAGAAATTGTGAGagcgatccaagaattttgcGGTGCAAAGTagggaatagtggtgtgagtaaagcAACTGTGTGATTTTGcacatgtctaggaaagttctatcacaaaggcgataagagcttaaggagtctgggttttaagtgggactATTGTGACCCTTTCAGtctttcctgggaactttTCTGGTGTGCATTCTCACTTATACTCATAACTATTCAGGGTGGTACACTAGTTTGTATGtagtatttatcaacaaaatggtgacaaagtatgaaattgagaagtttaacggaaataattttttgttgtggaaaatgtagatgaaagctgtattgaggaaaaataattgcttggcagcaattggagaaatGCCCATGaagataactgatgacaagtggaacgagATAGATGGCAATGTCATTTCTGATCTATACTTGGCACTTGCAGATggagtattatccagtgtggcagagaaaaatacaacaaaagaaatatgggatactctcacaaaattatacgaggccaagtcactacacaacaaaatctttttgaagaggaaactctatactcttcgaatgatggaatctacaatggtgaccgaccacatcaaca contains:
- the LOC127902109 gene encoding putative UPF0481 protein At3g02645 → MILYDAVFIIELFLRWPTERSDDDFLLDRACLANTVWLDLQLLENQLPFFVLDGLYKSTFPNLDPESGNPSFISLSCVFFGHCKRSEKIDVKAEDILHFTHLSRYFKTEKYRQKSPEQGEPLRDLPCAAKLQGSGVQFKCIEGECLLDINFEKRKWLGIPCLKVAELQIPGIQVDDHMESLMRNLMALEQCHYPQETIVCNYVDFMDTLIDTDEDVNKLAEVGIISNYLGESARVAKMFNDLCLEITFSNSNYAGTIEKLKNHYVDSWNHAKATLKRTYFSNLWKGTGTVAALLLLVFNLIQAIWSIISAFA
- the LOC102608290 gene encoding uncharacterized protein LOC102608290, producing the protein MAAATSLLELNAFKWTQLRPNPRLFPHRPAKFSANLNNFRTLQRTTTARNFNGVKCFCRPQTIESSSTSSANPDRFFDPVEILTNALSKSIQALKKPAVIAVVLGFLLTWDPNLAFAASGGRMGGRSFSSHSSSSSSRTYMVEPRVGFSASAPYYAPSPFGGAGGGIYVGPAVGVGVGAGSSLFLILMGFAAFVLVSGILSDRSDGSVLTATEKTSVIKLQVGLLGMGRSLQKDLNRIAEVADTSTTEGLSYVLTETTLSLLRHPDYCISGYSSVDVKRSVEEGEKRFNMFSIEERGKFDEETLVNVNSIRRKSTSSQRANGFSNEYIVITILVAAEGVHKLPSINGSGDLNEALQKLASIPSSKIMAVEVLWTPQNENDTLSERELLEDYPLLRPL